In Metasolibacillus fluoroglycofenilyticus, a single window of DNA contains:
- a CDS encoding DUF4430 domain-containing protein: protein MVQFKKWWHLAFALLLAVSLVSPAASAAVLQPVNEVQRATVSNVSLSVDGLYGTPIVTSTTQDVTASTTALSFLEQVLTAQNKSYVVTVHPTFGPYLESIEGLAAGSLGGWDGWVYTVNGNSPTVGLDAYVLSANDVVRVYYTTWAQLKTTNTVAVDDINPSVTVNLTGDLFNTVAASNLANWTINTGTTALTAQSITVNTNQQAVITFAGQANAGTIIITASASALLGGLASDPLEIEVQ, encoded by the coding sequence ATGGTTCAATTCAAAAAATGGTGGCATCTAGCGTTTGCCCTGCTTTTGGCAGTTTCGCTCGTATCACCAGCAGCAAGTGCGGCGGTATTACAGCCGGTAAATGAGGTACAACGAGCAACAGTGTCAAATGTTTCCTTATCTGTTGATGGATTATATGGCACACCTATTGTTACTTCCACAACTCAAGATGTTACTGCTAGTACAACTGCATTATCATTTTTAGAGCAAGTATTAACAGCTCAAAACAAGTCTTATGTCGTAACAGTTCACCCTACTTTTGGTCCATATCTTGAGTCAATCGAAGGACTAGCAGCTGGTAGCCTAGGTGGCTGGGATGGCTGGGTATATACAGTAAATGGTAACAGTCCCACTGTTGGATTAGACGCTTATGTATTATCTGCTAATGATGTAGTTCGTGTGTATTACACAACTTGGGCTCAATTAAAGACTACAAATACAGTTGCTGTCGATGATATAAATCCATCTGTTACAGTAAATTTAACTGGTGATTTATTTAATACTGTGGCGGCTTCTAATTTAGCAAATTGGACAATTAATACAGGTACAACTGCATTAACAGCGCAGTCGATTACTGTGAATACAAATCAACAAGCTGTCATTACATTTGCAGGTCAAGCAAATGCAGGCACTATTATCATTACGGCCTCTGCTAGTGCATTACTTGGCGGTTTAGCAAGTGATCCTCTTGAAATCGAAGTACAATAG
- a CDS encoding S-layer homology domain-containing protein: MTIWKKQLHIALVFILVLSLFSPVSVIKAQHFEGEINELNIENTNEISDSNLDNLIEQDNAIEPNNEIELEDSTEQDNVLKSESELGQQIPLGDSDGLAPFMEFTPPLINAIQLNPEGPLLLKSGDTAQLTASIPTTDDSAIITWTSSNPEVAAVDADGLITAVGIGDTEITATVDTISKTVKVQVVPEAVKEISDLIIALPDELEPTEAIYQQLVAIREKEAKLQQLGIRNIFDTTPYQQLLRQKEANFAINYMTDPTNATPPVEQITTLDANLSAQLEEIRKVYTSLFNISGRWKPTDSTLEALDHALAEKEVKYAILAIDALPEIEDLTVNPIIKESLDYARKKYNGITSVRTVPNPWVPSLPPVNQPFKDDVTNKQELFAKEAKYVALLIDAIDVTSPFAFEQLKAAKDAYQSLLRITDPGNWQSRIGNYNTLLEKEKILNAEGDINLVISKIDALPSVETLVWADRSKVIEAQLAYDQLLDEFKTRVTNYAILEALQKRLIELQPPTVDAYHAVANYLLSSSAIPTYGSEWTILTLARGDNSDKYKDYYEQYYSNLVKHVKATNGKIGSQSTDWSRVIIALTAIGKDPRDVGGYNLVEKLTDYNFAISPGINSAVYSLIALDTWAFDLPETATTTRDKLIDYILSKEIKGVGGFALSGSNDDADVTGMTLQALAPYYQSNIKVKEVIDRAIAKLAIIQLPNGGYKSADFSSFKGSENPESAAQVVTALVSLGIDVNKDERFNKVISNIMTYQSTDGGFKHVHSQTNANGMATVQVGYTLAAYNRLLSGQTTLYDMSDTKDNPSKPDDGDDSDEEEPSPPDNNGNPPTVPSEKEEIGYATVSIRISSNEVPLRATATKLFAGETAFDVLRRVTEENGIALSYRQTEYGVYIDGIAGLYEFDRGALSGWMYRVNGHFPSYSAANYVLSANDSVEWLYTTDLGKDVGGYVDGIESGGAGGTVCAEDDEECKEKQCPEGVEDCETEQAENGGETTVVDSTVTEITVEAGSNKAVITSENIQEYLEKNIQTLIVQSENNFKVEVPTATFAGIQLAEDENVVISVTKQPENNQFTVNFGIETADGRLKPLSTKQDYLKVTIPSSDISPKTVVLQLVGGQYKAVPHKIVDGQIIVLTKASGTFVVTESSVTFNDIAHLANKEEIEYLASRLVIQGVTPDTFEPNKPITRAQFAALVSRALGLQLTGENPFSDTDGKWYERDVQALFEAGITNGTTASTFDPEAHITREQAAALMARVLEYVNYQAQTASDTNYNDQNLISSEYQSYIELLNSLDIMTGKPDGSFDPKSSLTRDQTAKILKRTLMIIDMM, translated from the coding sequence TTGACTATATGGAAAAAACAACTGCATATAGCACTTGTCTTTATTTTAGTATTATCACTATTCTCTCCAGTTAGTGTAATTAAAGCACAGCATTTTGAAGGAGAAATAAACGAGCTAAACATTGAAAATACTAATGAAATCAGCGATAGTAATCTTGATAATTTAATAGAACAAGATAATGCTATAGAGCCTAATAATGAAATAGAATTGGAAGATTCAACAGAGCAAGATAATGTATTAAAATCTGAAAGCGAGCTTGGGCAACAGATACCATTAGGTGATTCAGATGGATTAGCTCCTTTTATGGAATTTACACCGCCTTTAATTAATGCTATCCAGCTGAATCCAGAGGGACCTTTATTATTAAAATCGGGTGATACAGCTCAACTTACTGCTTCTATCCCAACTACAGATGATAGCGCCATAATTACATGGACTTCGAGTAATCCTGAAGTTGCAGCAGTTGATGCCGATGGGCTCATAACAGCTGTCGGCATTGGAGATACAGAGATTACTGCTACCGTAGATACAATATCTAAAACTGTTAAAGTTCAGGTTGTTCCAGAGGCAGTAAAGGAAATAAGCGATTTAATTATCGCATTGCCTGATGAATTAGAACCAACCGAAGCGATTTATCAACAACTAGTTGCAATTAGAGAAAAAGAAGCTAAATTACAACAGTTAGGCATACGAAATATATTCGATACGACGCCTTATCAACAACTGTTACGTCAAAAAGAAGCTAACTTCGCCATCAACTATATGACCGATCCAACTAATGCGACACCTCCTGTTGAGCAAATAACGACTTTAGATGCAAATCTTAGTGCTCAGCTTGAAGAAATACGTAAAGTATATACATCTCTTTTCAACATTAGCGGTCGATGGAAGCCGACTGATTCAACATTAGAAGCTCTTGATCATGCGTTAGCTGAAAAAGAAGTTAAATATGCAATTCTTGCTATTGACGCACTTCCAGAAATAGAAGATTTAACAGTAAATCCGATAATAAAAGAATCTCTAGACTATGCTAGAAAAAAGTATAATGGCATAACTAGCGTCCGAACAGTGCCTAATCCATGGGTCCCTAGTTTACCCCCTGTAAATCAACCGTTTAAAGATGACGTCACAAACAAACAAGAGCTTTTTGCCAAGGAAGCAAAATATGTAGCATTGTTAATTGATGCCATTGATGTAACTAGCCCATTCGCTTTTGAGCAATTAAAAGCAGCTAAAGATGCGTATCAAAGCTTATTACGTATAACAGACCCTGGAAACTGGCAAAGTCGCATAGGCAACTATAATACTTTGTTAGAAAAAGAAAAAATACTGAATGCAGAAGGTGATATCAATCTAGTTATCTCTAAAATTGATGCGCTTCCTTCTGTAGAAACACTAGTTTGGGCTGACAGATCGAAAGTAATTGAGGCACAGCTGGCCTATGATCAATTGCTAGATGAATTCAAAACTCGTGTCACAAACTATGCAATATTAGAGGCTTTACAAAAACGTTTAATAGAATTGCAACCTCCTACAGTCGATGCCTATCATGCTGTTGCCAATTATTTATTATCAAGCTCAGCTATACCTACTTATGGCTCAGAATGGACAATTTTAACATTAGCTCGTGGTGACAATTCTGATAAATATAAAGATTATTATGAGCAATATTATAGCAATCTCGTAAAACATGTAAAAGCAACAAATGGGAAAATAGGTAGCCAATCAACAGATTGGTCTCGAGTAATTATTGCACTTACTGCAATTGGTAAAGATCCTAGAGATGTTGGTGGTTACAATCTTGTAGAAAAGTTAACAGATTATAATTTTGCTATAAGTCCTGGCATAAACTCCGCAGTCTATTCATTGATTGCCCTTGATACTTGGGCATTCGATTTGCCAGAAACAGCAACAACAACGCGAGATAAATTAATAGATTATATTTTATCGAAGGAAATTAAAGGTGTTGGTGGCTTTGCATTAAGTGGTAGTAATGATGACGCAGACGTAACAGGGATGACACTACAAGCACTTGCACCATATTATCAAAGTAATATAAAAGTAAAAGAAGTAATTGATCGAGCAATTGCTAAATTAGCAATAATACAATTACCTAATGGTGGCTATAAATCAGCAGATTTTTCTTCATTCAAAGGTTCTGAAAACCCTGAAAGTGCTGCCCAAGTTGTAACAGCACTTGTAAGCTTAGGGATTGATGTAAATAAGGATGAACGATTTAACAAAGTCATTTCTAATATAATGACATATCAATCAACTGACGGTGGCTTTAAACATGTTCATAGCCAAACAAATGCAAATGGCATGGCAACAGTGCAGGTTGGTTATACATTAGCAGCCTACAACCGTTTACTAAGTGGACAAACAACGCTATACGATATGTCAGATACGAAAGATAATCCATCTAAGCCTGACGACGGGGATGATAGCGATGAGGAGGAGCCTTCCCCTCCTGATAATAATGGAAATCCACCAACTGTTCCTTCTGAAAAAGAGGAAATTGGCTATGCAACGGTATCTATTCGAATTTCTTCCAATGAAGTACCGTTAAGAGCAACAGCAACTAAATTATTTGCTGGAGAAACGGCTTTTGATGTTTTAAGACGTGTAACTGAGGAAAATGGCATTGCATTAAGCTATCGCCAAACAGAGTATGGCGTATATATTGATGGTATCGCAGGTCTTTATGAATTCGACCGCGGGGCTTTAAGTGGTTGGATGTATCGAGTAAATGGTCATTTCCCTTCATACTCTGCTGCCAATTACGTTCTCTCTGCAAATGATTCTGTTGAATGGCTTTATACAACTGATTTAGGAAAAGATGTTGGTGGTTATGTTGACGGAATTGAAAGTGGCGGCGCTGGTGGTACTGTCTGCGCTGAGGATGATGAGGAATGCAAAGAAAAGCAATGTCCTGAAGGCGTGGAAGATTGTGAAACTGAACAAGCTGAAAATGGTGGGGAAACAACTGTAGTGGACAGTACAGTTACTGAAATTACAGTTGAAGCTGGCAGCAACAAAGCAGTCATTACATCGGAAAATATTCAAGAATATCTTGAAAAGAATATTCAAACGCTTATCGTTCAAAGTGAAAATAACTTCAAAGTAGAAGTTCCGACAGCTACATTTGCAGGAATTCAACTTGCGGAAGATGAAAACGTAGTAATTTCAGTCACTAAGCAGCCTGAAAATAACCAATTCACTGTCAACTTTGGAATCGAAACCGCTGATGGCAGATTAAAACCACTTTCAACAAAGCAAGATTACTTAAAAGTAACGATTCCTTCTAGTGATATTTCGCCAAAGACAGTTGTTTTACAACTTGTTGGTGGTCAATATAAAGCAGTACCACATAAAATCGTGGATGGTCAAATTATTGTATTAACGAAAGCAAGCGGTACATTCGTTGTTACGGAAAGCTCAGTTACATTTAATGATATTGCCCATCTAGCAAACAAAGAGGAAATTGAGTATTTAGCAAGTCGTCTTGTTATTCAAGGTGTAACACCTGATACATTTGAACCGAATAAACCGATTACTCGTGCACAATTTGCAGCATTGGTCAGTCGCGCACTTGGCTTACAGCTAACAGGTGAAAATCCATTTAGCGATACTGATGGCAAATGGTATGAACGAGATGTTCAAGCTTTGTTTGAAGCAGGTATTACAAATGGGACGACTGCTTCAACATTTGACCCAGAAGCGCATATTACACGTGAACAAGCTGCTGCCCTAATGGCTCGTGTACTTGAATATGTGAACTATCAGGCACAGACAGCTAGCGATACAAATTATAATGATCAAAATTTAATTAGCTCTGAATACCAATCGTATATCGAGCTATTAAATAGCCTTGATATTATGACAGGTAAGCCTGATGGCTCGTTTGACCCAAAATCTTCATTAACACGTGATCAAACAGCCAAAATTTTAAAACGTACATTAATGATTATAGATATGATGTAA
- a CDS encoding S-layer homology domain-containing protein, producing MKQKLSMLLMMLLALMLIVAPVSAQNASTIDAYKTTGQFMVTKAPNPSFGDEWFIIALARGEYAVPKGYYDKYYANVVKHVQAVKGELHSRKYTEYSRLIIALTAIGKDPTNVGGYNLVDKLADFEKVVWQGPNGAYFALIALDTWNFELPKTATTTRAKLIEHILKKQLPDGGWDLSGTKADPDMTAMAIQALSTYKEKTEVKASIDKALNALQNLQDKNGSYQSWGTTNLESVAQVITALASLNIDANKEQRFNRLFTSFFTFYHAKDGGFKHVLAESTANGMATEQAAYTLAAYNRLLAGKTKLYDMSDTKPNNASTPEQPSQPIAPPQKVSFKDIESHWAKSDIEAAVAQGLLKGYEDNTFKPNNNLTRVQAVSILVRALNLTSTSNAPFTDISSYSDETKREIAAAYEANLLVGKSNKFSPSSPISREELAVMLANAYTHQNGKAYLATNIAPLSDIAKLQKESQQAITFLYDFEIAQGADGSFNPANFITRAHAAKMYVNFLKVVND from the coding sequence ATGAAGCAAAAATTATCTATGTTACTTATGATGTTACTTGCTCTAATGCTAATTGTAGCACCCGTTTCTGCACAAAATGCTTCGACGATAGATGCTTATAAAACAACTGGGCAATTTATGGTGACGAAAGCGCCAAATCCCTCTTTTGGGGATGAGTGGTTTATTATTGCACTGGCACGCGGTGAATATGCTGTCCCAAAAGGTTATTACGATAAATACTATGCCAATGTCGTAAAGCATGTACAGGCGGTCAAAGGTGAACTACATAGCCGCAAATATACGGAGTATTCACGTTTAATTATTGCCCTCACTGCCATCGGAAAAGACCCGACAAATGTAGGTGGATATAATTTAGTTGACAAATTAGCCGATTTTGAAAAAGTCGTATGGCAAGGTCCTAATGGGGCTTATTTTGCACTTATCGCTTTAGATACATGGAATTTTGAACTTCCTAAAACAGCAACAACAACACGTGCAAAACTAATCGAGCATATTTTAAAGAAGCAATTGCCTGATGGGGGCTGGGATTTATCAGGAACAAAGGCAGACCCTGATATGACAGCGATGGCCATTCAAGCCCTTTCAACATATAAGGAGAAAACGGAAGTTAAAGCATCCATTGATAAGGCTCTTAACGCATTACAAAATTTGCAAGATAAAAATGGGAGCTACCAAAGCTGGGGCACAACTAATTTAGAAAGTGTAGCACAAGTCATTACAGCGCTTGCAAGCTTAAATATTGATGCCAATAAGGAACAGCGTTTTAATAGACTATTTACAAGCTTTTTCACGTTCTATCACGCAAAGGATGGTGGCTTTAAACATGTATTGGCAGAATCCACAGCAAATGGAATGGCAACAGAACAGGCTGCTTATACATTAGCCGCTTATAATCGACTGCTTGCTGGTAAAACAAAGCTTTATGATATGTCAGATACAAAGCCGAATAATGCGTCGACACCAGAGCAACCAAGCCAGCCAATAGCTCCTCCTCAGAAAGTAAGCTTTAAGGATATCGAGTCGCATTGGGCAAAATCAGATATTGAGGCGGCAGTAGCACAAGGCTTGCTAAAGGGTTACGAGGACAACACATTTAAGCCAAATAATAATTTAACACGTGTACAAGCTGTATCCATTTTAGTTCGAGCACTCAATTTAACAAGCACAAGCAATGCTCCTTTCACAGACATTAGCTCATACAGTGATGAGACAAAGCGAGAAATTGCAGCAGCCTATGAGGCCAATTTATTAGTAGGCAAGTCAAATAAATTTTCACCCTCCTCCCCTATTTCGCGCGAGGAATTAGCCGTAATGCTAGCAAATGCTTATACACATCAAAATGGCAAAGCTTATTTAGCTACAAATATCGCACCTTTAAGTGATATTGCAAAATTACAAAAGGAATCACAGCAGGCAATTACGTTTTTATATGATTTTGAAATTGCACAGGGTGCAGATGGTTCGTTTAATCCTGCTAATTTTATTACTCGTGCACATGCAGCAAAAATGTATGTCAATTTCTTAAAGGTAGTGAATGATTAA
- a CDS encoding DUF4430 domain-containing protein: MKKTLQFILVSLLAFILIACNIQTVEQFEQMQEQERSVNSPAPVEKQEPAPQSEEEPSPQNEELATQQETEAIGQQEVGTKQEIETKQEIEKQQEIIKPTTPKSEQQKVDTKPTANTATTPTEKPKQQETEQQQKPVPQKRTVTIAIRVDTLLKHWDMLDPALQSEQYVPKDGIILKQTTYELLSEKDTVWDVLKRATKEHKIQMEYQGANENIYSSVYVEGINHLYEFSAGELSGWMYQVNGVYPNYGCSQYVLKDGDVIEWNYTVDLGRDLGHYWDGN, encoded by the coding sequence ATGAAAAAAACGTTACAATTCATACTCGTATCATTGCTAGCTTTTATTTTAATAGCTTGTAATATTCAAACAGTGGAGCAATTCGAGCAGATGCAGGAGCAGGAGCGGAGCGTTAATTCCCCTGCTCCGGTTGAAAAACAGGAGCCAGCTCCGCAGTCAGAAGAAGAGCCTTCACCACAAAACGAGGAGCTAGCAACACAGCAAGAAACAGAGGCAATTGGACAGCAGGAAGTTGGAACCAAACAAGAGATTGAAACGAAGCAAGAAATTGAAAAACAACAGGAAATCATAAAACCTACAACACCTAAAAGTGAGCAGCAAAAAGTTGATACTAAACCAACAGCTAACACAGCAACTACACCAACAGAAAAGCCAAAGCAACAAGAAACAGAGCAGCAACAGAAGCCGGTGCCTCAAAAGCGCACTGTCACAATCGCCATTCGAGTGGATACATTGCTAAAGCATTGGGATATGTTAGACCCAGCCCTCCAAAGTGAGCAATACGTTCCGAAAGATGGCATCATTTTAAAGCAAACTACATATGAGCTGTTATCTGAGAAGGATACTGTTTGGGACGTGCTAAAGCGTGCAACAAAGGAGCATAAAATTCAAATGGAATACCAAGGAGCTAACGAAAACATTTATAGCAGTGTCTATGTAGAAGGCATTAACCATTTATATGAATTTAGCGCTGGCGAATTAAGTGGCTGGATGTATCAAGTAAATGGTGTCTATCCAAATTATGGATGTAGCCAATATGTATTAAAGGATGGAGATGTGATTGAATGGAACTATACAGTCGATTTAGGACGCGACTTAGGGCATTATTGGGATGGTAATTGA
- a CDS encoding energy-coupling factor transporter transmembrane component T, with the protein MKAFETFHPIVLFSFFVAAIGLSMFFMHPIYLAITIFSAISLNIALRRQLFFKDWKLYVPLFFLMAIINPLISHNGQLVLLYINGNALTVEAIMYGIAIATMIVAVMLWFSCYNAVITSDKFIYLFGKVAPALSLTLSISLRLVPRFRHQLAQIVQAQKVIGMDYTAGSFWHRIKCTVRIISILITWALDNAIDTADSMKARGYGIKKRTAFSLFIFERRDGFVLALILLLFLSNLAASFIGTTSFYFYPTFGAIKWDSGSILFYSSYFLLLSIPLAIEIWGALKWRSLKSTI; encoded by the coding sequence ATGAAGGCATTTGAAACATTTCATCCAATCGTCCTCTTTTCCTTTTTTGTCGCTGCCATTGGCTTATCTATGTTTTTTATGCACCCAATCTATTTAGCGATAACTATTTTTTCAGCCATTAGCTTAAATATTGCTTTACGGAGACAGCTTTTTTTTAAAGATTGGAAGCTCTACGTCCCTCTATTTTTTTTAATGGCTATTATCAATCCTTTAATTAGCCATAATGGGCAGCTCGTCCTACTCTATATAAATGGCAATGCACTTACAGTAGAGGCCATTATGTATGGGATTGCCATTGCCACTATGATTGTAGCGGTTATGCTTTGGTTTAGTTGCTATAATGCAGTGATTACATCTGACAAGTTTATTTATTTGTTCGGAAAAGTGGCGCCAGCCTTATCTCTCACACTGTCGATTTCATTACGCCTAGTTCCGCGTTTTCGCCATCAGCTAGCACAAATCGTACAAGCGCAAAAAGTTATTGGCATGGACTATACGGCTGGCTCATTTTGGCATCGCATCAAATGTACTGTGCGTATAATATCTATTTTAATTACTTGGGCATTGGATAATGCTATTGATACTGCTGATTCTATGAAGGCGCGTGGCTACGGAATAAAAAAACGAACTGCCTTTTCACTTTTTATTTTTGAACGGCGCGATGGCTTCGTCTTGGCACTTATTCTATTGCTTTTTCTGAGTAATCTAGCCGCAAGCTTCATCGGCACAACATCTTTTTATTTTTATCCAACATTTGGAGCAATTAAATGGGATAGTGGAAGTATTTTATTTTATAGTAGCTATTTCCTTCTACTTTCCATTCCATTAGCAATCGAAATCTGGGGGGCATTAAAATGGCGTTCATTAAAATCGACAATATGA
- a CDS encoding ABC transporter ATP-binding protein codes for MAFIKIDNMSFTYPNEAHSVLKNINLTIEQGEFIVLIGQSGCGKSTLLRHFKRELRPHGNKTGTIFYKGCDIQQLDAEVAAADIGYVSQHPDNQIVTDKVWHELAFGLESLGLDSPTIRRRVAEMANFFGIHKWFHQKTTALSGGQKQLLNLAAIMVMQPKLLLLDEPTSQLDPIAALEFIQTLHRLNKELGITIILIEHRLEEVLPLADRVFIMDEGSILFDGPPKAILKKLPANHAMLTALPTAMKIFHLLNGIGPVPLTIREGQRWLSNQQFTVASSHLLATTEKNTANIVLEAKDVAFRYEKNGLDIVQHFNLQVRECEFLTIIGGNGTGKSTVLAILAGLQKPYRGKLLLFNKALKSYSNKELYQQYLTLLPQDPKSLFVQKTVRQELDDMAYLHKIEEKKIQETIQLFNLTHLLHRHPYDLSGGEQQKLALAKLLLMEPKILLLDEPTKGLDAHAKEELAKIIKDLQVKGMTIIMVTHDIEFSAQYSSRCALFFDGNIVSEDEPRAFYSGNSFYTTAAHRITREQLSNAITCEDVVTLCQKTFV; via the coding sequence ATGGCGTTCATTAAAATCGACAATATGAGCTTTACATACCCTAATGAAGCACATTCTGTATTAAAAAATATTAATCTAACAATTGAGCAAGGAGAGTTTATAGTACTTATCGGTCAATCAGGCTGCGGAAAAAGTACATTGCTGCGCCATTTTAAGCGAGAGTTGCGCCCACACGGAAATAAGACAGGAACTATTTTCTACAAAGGCTGTGATATACAGCAGCTAGATGCAGAAGTTGCTGCTGCTGATATTGGCTATGTGTCCCAGCATCCCGATAATCAAATTGTGACAGATAAAGTATGGCATGAACTTGCCTTTGGATTAGAGAGCCTCGGCCTCGACTCACCAACAATTCGTCGTAGAGTAGCTGAGATGGCTAATTTTTTCGGCATCCATAAATGGTTTCATCAAAAAACAACAGCGCTCTCTGGGGGGCAAAAACAGCTCTTAAACTTAGCAGCAATTATGGTCATGCAGCCAAAATTATTGCTGCTTGATGAGCCAACATCACAATTAGACCCAATAGCTGCCTTGGAATTTATTCAAACATTGCATCGCTTAAATAAAGAATTAGGCATTACAATTATTTTAATTGAGCATCGTTTAGAAGAAGTGTTACCACTTGCCGACCGAGTATTTATTATGGATGAGGGCAGCATTTTATTCGACGGTCCACCAAAGGCAATTTTAAAGAAGCTACCAGCGAATCATGCGATGCTGACGGCACTGCCGACCGCAATGAAGATTTTCCATCTACTTAACGGAATAGGGCCCGTCCCTCTTACAATCCGCGAGGGACAACGCTGGCTTAGCAACCAGCAATTCACCGTTGCCTCATCGCATTTGCTAGCAACAACAGAAAAAAATACAGCAAATATTGTATTGGAGGCAAAGGATGTTGCCTTTCGCTACGAAAAAAATGGTTTAGATATTGTCCAGCATTTTAATCTACAAGTAAGAGAATGTGAGTTTTTAACAATTATCGGTGGTAATGGCACTGGGAAATCTACAGTGCTTGCTATTTTAGCAGGACTCCAAAAGCCTTATCGTGGCAAATTATTATTATTTAATAAAGCTTTAAAAAGCTACAGCAACAAAGAATTGTATCAGCAATATTTAACTTTATTACCGCAGGACCCAAAATCATTATTTGTACAAAAAACAGTTCGCCAAGAGCTAGATGATATGGCTTATCTACATAAAATAGAAGAGAAAAAAATACAAGAGACGATTCAATTATTTAACTTAACACATTTGCTTCATCGACATCCGTATGATTTAAGCGGTGGGGAACAGCAAAAATTAGCACTTGCAAAGCTTTTATTAATGGAACCTAAAATTCTGCTACTAGATGAACCGACAAAAGGACTAGATGCACATGCAAAAGAAGAACTCGCGAAAATAATAAAGGATTTACAAGTAAAAGGTATGACCATTATTATGGTGACACATGATATTGAATTTTCTGCCCAATATAGCAGTAGATGTGCCTTGTTTTTTGATGGCAATATCGTATCAGAGGATGAGCCGCGCGCGTTTTATAGTGGAAACAGCTTTTATACAACGGCTGCCCATCGAATAACAAGAGAACAATTGAGCAATGCCATTACATGTGAGGATGTCGTTACTTTATGTCAAAAAACATTCGTTTAA
- a CDS encoding ECF transporter S component gives MSKNIRLIISLFVILVLIPLTLYAGITLFADRKYYFISIVIIILASVPFFLSFERRKPQPREILVIAVMSAISVAGRALFVITPGFKPVAAITAITGFSLGAEAGFLTGAISALVSNMFFGQGPWTPFQMFMWGMIGFIAGLLGKTGIMHKKIPLILFGIFAGVFFSFGMDIWGTISMYGVFSWEAYVLALTSAVPFMIVYAVSNVIFLLLLEKPIREKLERIKNKYGVLAAK, from the coding sequence ATGTCAAAAAACATTCGTTTAATCATCTCTCTATTTGTCATCCTAGTGTTAATTCCTCTTACTTTATATGCGGGTATTACATTATTTGCTGATAGGAAATATTATTTTATTTCAATTGTCATTATAATTTTAGCATCTGTTCCCTTTTTTCTGTCATTTGAACGGAGAAAGCCTCAGCCGCGCGAAATTTTAGTAATAGCCGTAATGTCTGCTATTTCAGTGGCGGGTCGAGCGTTATTTGTCATTACCCCCGGCTTCAAGCCGGTCGCTGCAATCACAGCGATTACAGGTTTTTCACTTGGAGCGGAGGCAGGTTTTTTAACAGGAGCCATTTCTGCATTAGTATCAAATATGTTTTTTGGACAGGGTCCTTGGACGCCATTTCAAATGTTTATGTGGGGAATGATTGGCTTTATAGCAGGTTTGCTCGGTAAAACAGGTATCATGCATAAAAAAATTCCTCTTATTTTATTCGGTATTTTTGCAGGCGTTTTCTTTTCCTTCGGTATGGACATTTGGGGAACGATTTCCATGTACGGTGTTTTCAGCTGGGAAGCTTATGTACTTGCGTTAACTTCCGCTGTACCATTTATGATTGTTTATGCTGTTTCCAATGTGATTTTTTTATTATTATTAGAAAAGCCTATAAGGGAAAAACTCGAGCGTATTAAAAATAAATATGGCGTATTGGCTGCCAAATAA
- a CDS encoding precorrin-6A/cobalt-precorrin-6A reductase, whose amino-acid sequence MILFIEGINETRELAVTLQQQGHTLITKGTCLAGTFLISDLSVNEIVDMITQHEITCVVDASHPFAEEASKTAMEAAINCGVSYVRYEQPQLLM is encoded by the coding sequence ATGATTTTATTTATAGAAGGAATAAATGAAACTCGAGAATTAGCTGTCACTTTACAACAACAAGGGCACACTCTTATCACAAAAGGTACTTGCCTGGCTGGCACCTTTTTAATTAGCGATTTATCAGTTAATGAAATAGTTGATATGATTACACAACACGAGATTACTTGTGTTGTCGATGCTAGTCATCCCTTTGCTGAAGAAGCATCAAAAACAGCTATGGAAGCTGCTATCAATTGCGGAGTATCCTATGTGCGTTATGAACAACCTCAATTGCTTATGTAA